From the genome of Mucispirillum schaedleri ASF457:
GGTCCTGAAATGGATAGTGTGGCAACACTTCTTTCATGTGATGAGCTTACAAAAAGAATAACTGAAACAATGAAGCGTGCAGGACTTTTATAGAATGTTTAATTTAGGTATTATAGGCAGACCAAATGTAGGAAAATCCACCCTGTTTAATAGAATTGCAGGCAGAAGGATTGCCATAACTGATGATATGCCCGGAGTTACAAGAGACAGGATAGAAGTAGAAACTTCATGGCTTGATAAAGATTTTAAACTTGTGGATACTGCCGGATTTGATTTGCAGGCTGATGTTTTAAAAAAAGAAATGCAGGAGCAGTTTTTTAAGGCTATAGAAGAAGCCGACTTTTTAATATTAGTTGTAGATGCATCTGTTGGACTGCATGCACTTGATGAAATAGTATGCGATATGCTTAGAAAATGCGGCAAACCTTTTATTATAGCAGTGAATAAGGCAGACAGTAATGCTAGAGAACAGGCAATAAATGAATTTTATAAGTTTGGTGATGTTGAGATTTTTCCAATAAGTGCACTGCATGGCAGAAATGTAGATGATATTCTTGACTATATCTATACCTATATACCTGAAAAGGAAGAGACAGCTGAAAAAGGTAGTAATGAAGATGAACGAATAAAAATTGCAGTTGCAGGCAGACCAAATGTTGGTAAATCAAGCCTTTTAAATGCATGGCTTGGTGAAGACAGGGTGATTGTTACACCACTTGCAGGCACTACAAGAGACAGTATTGATGTATATTTTACATATAAAAATGATAAATATATTATAACTGATACAGCAGGTATTCGCAAAAAATCTGTAATGTTTAAAGACACTATTGAAAAGTATGGATATTACAGGTCAATAGATGCAGTAAAGGAAGCAGATGTAGTTGTGGCTGTGATTGACGGTGCTGATGGACTTAATGAAAGAGATGTAAAAGTAATCAGTGATGCATGGGAAGCAGGGAAGCCTGTTGTGATTGCAGTTAATAAATGGGATATTGCTGGCAAAGATGAAAAGGCAGTGAAAAATTTTAAAAGAACACTTGCTGAAAAACTGCAGTTTTTAGCAAACCCGCCATTAATATTTATCTCTGCAAAAACTGGAAAAAACTGTGAAAAAATATTTGATGCAGTAAAAAAACTTTATCTTGAATATAATAAACGAGTGCCTACACATGCAGTAAATGAAGTATTAAGAAAAGCTCTTGAAAGACACCAGCCCCCTGTTGTAGGCACAAGAAGATTAAAATTTTACTATATGACGCAGGTTGCAGCCCGTCCCCCTTATTTTGTAGCTTTTGTAAATAATCCTCAAGGAGTGCATTTCTCTTATGAAAGATTTTTAGTAAATATGTTAAGAGAAGCATTTGGATTTGACGGTGTACCTGTCCGCTTAAGTATAAGAAAAAGAAAAAGCAAATACAGTGACGAAGGAGAATAGTATATGAGCTGGGTATATTTAATAATTGCAGGGATTTTTGAAGTAGGCTGGCCTTTAGGCTTTAAGCTGGCTTCTACATATACAAAATACAGTGTTGTTTTTATTGGTATATCAGTAATATCTATGGCTTTAGGCGGTGTATTTTTATATATTGCTCAAAAAACTATACCAATAGGTACTGCCTATGTTATATGGACAGGTGTGGGAGCAGCAGGAACATTACTTATAGGCATATTTTTCTTTGGTGACAGCACAGGCTTTTGGCGTTTGTTTTTTATAACAATGATTATAATAGGTGTTATAGGCACAAAAATAGTGCATTAGATATTTGAAAATGTAAGATATATAGGATATAAATAATAGACTCTTTGGTCGCTCTGCTCCCTCAGAGTGACAATTTTTTATCATTGTGAAAACAGCGAAGAATCTATAACTGATTATTTTTGCATTACAATAAATTAAGGTGTGGATATAAGAGCAGATTTCGCAAATTTATTTAATCAAATATAAAAAATTCATCCGTGAATTTTTTATTTAGCGCAAACAAGAAGTAAATTCTTTTGTTTGCTTACTAAAGCAGTTCTTCCTGAACTGAGTATATATTTATTTTTGCATTATAATAAATTAAGGTGTGGATATGAGAGCAGATTTCGCAAATTTGTTTAATCAAATATAAAAAATTCATCCGTGAATTTTTTATTTAGCGCAAACAAGAAATAAATTCTTTTGTTTGCTTACTAAAGCAGTTCTTCCTGAACTGAGTATATATTTATTTTTGCATTATAATAAATTAAGGTGTGGATATGAGAGCAGATTTCGCAAATTTATTTAATCAAATATAAAAAATTCATCCGTGAATTTTTTATTTAGCGCAAACAAGAAGTAAATTCTTTTGTTTGCTTACTAAAGCAGTTCTTCCTGAACTGAGTATATATTTATTTTTGCATTATAATAAATTAAGGTGTGGATATGAGAGCAGATTTCGCAACAATTGGCAGTGGCTTGACCTACGAAATTAGGAATATTGTAGAGATAGCAAATTTTATGAAATCTAAAGGAATGGAGATTTCATGGGAAAATATTGGCGACCCAGTTATGAAAGGGGAACAGGTGCCTGAATGGATTAAAGATGTATTAAAAGAAGTAATTGATGATAATATGTCTTTTGCCTACTCACCTACTAAGGGAGTAGATTCTACTAGGGAATATTTAGCCGCTAAAAGAAATGCTCTTGGTGGGGCAAAAATTACAAAAGATGATATAATATTTTTTAATGGTCTTGGTGATGCTATTGCAAGAAGCTATTCTGTTATCCGTGTTGATGCCCGTATAATTATGCCTGAGCCAACTTATTCTACCCATTTTATGGCAGAAGTGGCACATGCATCATTTCCACCAAACACTTATAAAATGAATCCATATAATAACTGGGAGCCAGATTTAGGAGAGCTGGAAAGGAAAATTAAAAGTGCTCATTCTATCGTTGGTATACTTATTATTAACCCAGATAACCCAACAGGTTATATTTATTCCAAAGAAAAACTACAGGAAATTGTCCGCATTGCAAAAGAACATAATCTTTTCATTGTAGCAGATGAAATATACCATAATATGACATATAATGGTCAAAAAACACCATATTTGTCAGAAGTTATTGGTGATGTGCCGGCAATAAGTATGAATTCTCTTTCAAAGGAAGTGCCTTGGCCCGGAGCAAGATGTGCCTGGATTGAAGTATACAACTATGGCAAAGATGCAGATTTTGACAAATATATTCAGGCAATCTTTAAACAAAAACAGGCAGAAGTATGCTCTACAACTATGCCGCAGATGGCAATACCAAAACTTATTGAACATAAAGAATATGCTAAATATCTTCAGACAAGAGTTACTCATTATGAAAAACTTGCAGATATTGCATACAATATATTAAAAGATGTGCCATACATTGTAGTAAACAGAAGCAATGGTGCATTTTATTTAAGCATTGTGTTTAATGAAGCAGTATTAAATAATAAGCAGCATTTAGATATGGAAAATAAAGAAGTCCAGAACTATGTAAACAGGCTTTTAGACAATAATTCAGAGCATGATAAGCGTTTTGCATATAATCTGCTTGGAGCAACAGGAATATGTATAGTTCCGCTTACTTCATTTTTTACAAATCTGCTTGGTTTCCGTATGACTTTGCTTGAAAAAAATACAGAAAAATTTGAAAGAAATGTTAGAATAATAGCACAAAAGATTGTAGAATATGTAGAATCAGCTAAATAAATATTATAGCTTTTAGATAAATATATAAAAATATTTTAATAATAATATTTAAATTTTAAAAAATTATTAATTTATGTATACTAAAAAGCCCCTTTTAAAAAAGGGGCTTAATTGTTTCTATCTTTTTGTAACCGGTATTCTGTAAATAAAATTAAGGCTTATAGTCTGGTCAAACCTTGTACCTACTTCATTATCTTCTGTTAAGAATACACCATTTATAAATCCAAATGATAAACTTATACCATTATCAAACTGAAATCCTTTTTTAATATTTATACCTGCATAGAAAGGCATTCTGAAAAATGGGTCACCTTCAACACTGATAAATATATGGTCATGGTTTAAATACCAGCCTGAAACAAATACAAGCGGCTCTATTTCAAACCAGTTTTTCACAGGTATTGTGCCACGCATATATAATCCATGTCCAAAAACAGCACCTTCATTATCTCTATCTACAAAATTATATGATGCCATATAAAGTATAGTCAGCCATTTACTATTTATCCCAATTCCCCCTACATAATTTTCAGTAATAGCTGGCGTGCCTGCTGGAAGAGGATATTCATGACCGCCGTTATGCCAGTAGTGGAGTGCAATATAAGGGGTGAATATATCTGAAACAAAATCAAAGCTGTGAATTAAGCCAACATCAAAACGCTCTCTATGCCTTTCTGTATGCAGCATCTGCCAGTTCATATAAACTTCACCCTTGCCACCTTTAAACCATTCTACTGATGCACCATATTCATAATATCCATGGGTCATTTTATCCCCATATTTATATGATTCTGTGCTGTCTGGAATAAGAATATTTGTGTTTGTAGAACGCACAACTGGTGTCATATCCATAAGCGGGTCACGGATAGTTGCAGGCAGGTTGTGGCCGCCTGTAAGTGTGCCAATACGCAGACTTACATCTTTATTTCCAATTCTTGATGTTATAATTGGAAATACACGCACATTATCAGGAAATTCAAAAGTAAAAGGAAGAAGAAGTGATGCACCTATGCGTAAGTCAATAAATTCATTAAATTTAATATCAAATACTGCTTCTGTAAAATTTTCAAAATAAGTAAGAGTTGTTCTTGTCTGCTCCCAGTGAGTGTTTTCGCTGTTATAAGCATAAGAGCTTGTATATACTTGAAAATCAACTTCTGGAGCAGCATAGCACATGCCCCCCCCCAAGCTCAAAATACTCAAAAACAATATTATAAATAACAGTCTCATTATGTATACCCTTTATTAAAATTTTATTCCACCAGCAATATAATATCTGCCATCAGTAGAGCCTTGAAAACCAATTGTAAATTCTGATGATGCAGCTTGAAATTTACCATATACTGCATACTCTAAATTGAATACAGTTTTATCACCCCTTACCTGCACTATTTCTCTTAAAGCAATATTTAACATATAATATTCTATTGCCTGTTCTAATCGCACATAGTGAGCATCTGGTGCAAAAGGTGTAAGGCTGCCTGAAGCATCAACTGTATGTTTTCCATCATTTGATACACTGTCAAGTGGCACTTCTCTAACATCATTTTGACGCCATGTATATTCTGCAATAGCATTTATCCATAGTTTATTATTTAAAAATGGGTATCTAAAAGTAGAAGAAACCTGCACTAAATGGCTTGAAAGTTCATTTGTCCAGCTGGCAGGTGCATTTCTGTTTTCATGACCGTATAAAAATCTTAAATCAATATTTGGCAGATTAAATTTTGCTATTAATGATTTAGGGATACCATGCATAAAATCCCCTTGAGAATAAGCTATTTCATAATGTTTGCCAATAAAGCCAACTCTAATACCGGGACCATTCATATTCTGCGGAAGCTGCCAGCCTTGAATATCTGTATAAAATGGAGCATTTTCTGATAAATCAAGTGTAGTGTCGTAAAAATGGTTCATAAGCATAAATGTATTTGTGCTTAAATCATATACTGCTCTACCCCTTGCAGAAACTAATATTCTGTCAAAAAGAACAGCTTGAAAACCACCGTCATATAATCCTGCATTACCTTTCACATAGCCATAATCAGACATTGGGTCATGGGTATCAAAATAACCAAAAGCAGTTACAAACCCTGTAAGCTGCAGCCAGTCGTTATGGTATGTTTGACCAATTGTAAAAAATAAATCACGCATATTAAATGTATTTGCATTAATAGAATATGAAAAAGTGGATGTTAAATGCACTTCTACAGGGTATTTTTGGAAAAAACTAAGAGAAGTGTTGTCTAAATCAGGCAGCACTCTTTTATAGTCATCTCTAATGTAATCCGGCTTAATATACTGCGGAAGATTATCATTTTTTTCAGCCTGTCTTGAAATGAAAAAATCATAAGCATTAGGCAGGGAGTATTCTGCAGCATAAGCAGAAAGCGAAAAAAATATACAGCAGAACAAAATTGCAGACAGTGTTAATCTCTTCATAAAAACTCCATTATTTTAAACATAGGCTCTCATTATATATATTAAACAAGTAATGTCAATATATTTTACCATGTATGTAACCCATTTTGATAATAATTTTTGATTATCATTGACATGTAAAGATAAAGGGAAGCAGGTTCAGGATGAGCTCTCTGAAAGTAAGTAAGTGAGTGAGCATTTACTGCGACCAAGCGTAGTTTTTCAAATTCAAAGACGAATTTTAAAATAAAGGATAAATTAAGATACTTCGCCTAAAAGGCTCAGTATGACATAATCGTAATAGTTATTATCATGAACAAGTTGTTTTATACTTATAGTTATTATGCTGAACTATATTATAGTTATTACATTGAACTTATTGAAAAATACCTGCTCTTATAAGCAGGTATTTATATAATGATTACTATTAGTCAATAGTAAATGTTGGTTTTGGTGTATTAATAGTAGAAGCAGGAAGAACTGGATATTCCACTTTTGGCATTTCACCAGTAGTAGTTTTTAAGAAAGCTACTATTTGCTCTATTTCTTCATTAGATAATTCAATACCTAATTGAGAAGAGCTCATAACTGCAACTGCTTCTCCTAAATCCCATACTAAACCAGAATGGAAATATGGAGCAGTGTATTCAACATTTCTTAAAGTTGGTGCTTTAAATGCAAATTCATCACCTTCAGCCTCACTGATACCAAAACGACCTTTGTCGCCAGCTAATAATCTTGCTTCTGGAGTTTCTTTTAAACCAAATGGATAGTAGCCGTCGCTTGTTAAGTTAATACCTGAA
Proteins encoded in this window:
- the der gene encoding ribosome biogenesis GTPase Der, translating into MFNLGIIGRPNVGKSTLFNRIAGRRIAITDDMPGVTRDRIEVETSWLDKDFKLVDTAGFDLQADVLKKEMQEQFFKAIEEADFLILVVDASVGLHALDEIVCDMLRKCGKPFIIAVNKADSNAREQAINEFYKFGDVEIFPISALHGRNVDDILDYIYTYIPEKEETAEKGSNEDERIKIAVAGRPNVGKSSLLNAWLGEDRVIVTPLAGTTRDSIDVYFTYKNDKYIITDTAGIRKKSVMFKDTIEKYGYYRSIDAVKEADVVVAVIDGADGLNERDVKVISDAWEAGKPVVIAVNKWDIAGKDEKAVKNFKRTLAEKLQFLANPPLIFISAKTGKNCEKIFDAVKKLYLEYNKRVPTHAVNEVLRKALERHQPPVVGTRRLKFYYMTQVAARPPYFVAFVNNPQGVHFSYERFLVNMLREAFGFDGVPVRLSIRKRKSKYSDEGE
- a CDS encoding DMT family transporter, with amino-acid sequence MSWVYLIIAGIFEVGWPLGFKLASTYTKYSVVFIGISVISMALGGVFLYIAQKTIPIGTAYVIWTGVGAAGTLLIGIFFFGDSTGFWRLFFITMIIIGVIGTKIVH
- a CDS encoding pyridoxal phosphate-dependent aminotransferase; translated protein: MRADFATIGSGLTYEIRNIVEIANFMKSKGMEISWENIGDPVMKGEQVPEWIKDVLKEVIDDNMSFAYSPTKGVDSTREYLAAKRNALGGAKITKDDIIFFNGLGDAIARSYSVIRVDARIIMPEPTYSTHFMAEVAHASFPPNTYKMNPYNNWEPDLGELERKIKSAHSIVGILIINPDNPTGYIYSKEKLQEIVRIAKEHNLFIVADEIYHNMTYNGQKTPYLSEVIGDVPAISMNSLSKEVPWPGARCAWIEVYNYGKDADFDKYIQAIFKQKQAEVCSTTMPQMAIPKLIEHKEYAKYLQTRVTHYEKLADIAYNILKDVPYIVVNRSNGAFYLSIVFNEAVLNNKQHLDMENKEVQNYVNRLLDNNSEHDKRFAYNLLGATGICIVPLTSFFTNLLGFRMTLLEKNTEKFERNVRIIAQKIVEYVESAK